A stretch of Physeter macrocephalus isolate SW-GA chromosome 1, ASM283717v5, whole genome shotgun sequence DNA encodes these proteins:
- the GNB4 gene encoding guanine nucleotide-binding protein subunit beta-4, which translates to MSELEQLRQEAEQLRNQIQDARKACNDATLVQITSNMDSVGRIQMRTRRTLRGHLAKIYAMHWGYDSRLLVSASQDGKLIIWDSYTTNKMHAIPLRSSWVMTCAYAPSGNYVACGGLDNICSIYNLKTREGNVRVSRELPGHTGYLSCCRFLDDSQIVTSSGDTTCALWDIETAQQTTTFTGHSGDVMSLSLSPDMRTFVSGACDASSKLWDIRDGMCRQSFTGHVSDINAVSFFPNGYAFATGSDDATCRLFDLRADQELLLYSHDNIICGITSVAFSKSGRLLLAGYDDFNCNVWDTLKGDRAGVLAGHDNRVSCLGVTDDGMAVATGSWDSFLRIWN; encoded by the exons ATGAGTGAGCTGGAACAGTTGAGGCAGGAAGCCGAGCAGCTGCGGAATCAGATCCAG GATGCTAGAAAAGCATGTAATGATGCCACGCTTGTTCag ATCACATCAAATATGGATTCCGTGGGTCGAATACAAATGCGAACAAGACGTACACTGAGGGGTCACCTAGCTAAAATCTATGCTATGCACTGGGGATATGATTCGAG GCTACTAGTCAGTGCTTCCCAAGATGGAAAATTAATTATTTGGGATAGCTATACAACAAATAAG ATGCATGCTATTCCTTTGAGGTCCTCCTGGGTGATGACCTGTGCTTATGCTCCCTCTGGTAATTATGTTGCTTGTGGAGGACTGGACAACATCTGCTCTATATATAACTTGAAAACCAGAGAGGGAAATGTGAGAGTGAGCCGAGAGTTACCGGGTCACACGG GCTACTTGTCCTGCTGTCGTTTTTTAGATGACAGCCAAATTGTTACAAGTTCAGGAGATACAACTTG tgCTTTATGGGACATCGAAACTGCCCAGCAGACCACTACATTCACTGGGCATTCTGGAGATGTGATGAGTCTTTCTCTGAGTCCTGACATGAGGACTTTTGTTTCTGGTGCTTGTGATGCCTCTTCAAAATTATGGGATATTCGAGATGGAATGTGTAGACAGTCTTTCACTGGCCATGTGTCGGATATTAATGCTGTCAGT tttttcccAAATGGATATGCCTTTGCCACTGGCTCTGATGATGCTACTTGCCGGCTCTTTGACCTTCGTGCAGACCAAGAGTTATTATTGTATTCTCATGACAATATCATCTGTGGGATCACTTCCGTAGCCTTCTCAAAAAGTGGGCGTCTCCTGTTAGCTGGGTATGATGACTTCAATTGTAACGTATGGGACACACTAAAAGGAGATCGTGCAG GTGTTCTTGCTGGTCATGACAACCGTGTCAGCTGTTTAGGTGTAACTGATGATGGCATGGCTGTGGCAACAGGGTCTTGGGACAGTTTTCTTAGAATCTGGAATTAA